The following is a genomic window from Bacillota bacterium.
GCCGTGAGGTTTCATTTACCTATGACGCCAACCACAACCTCACCGGCATCACCGATGCTAATGGACAAACCAACACGTATACCTACAATTCCGATGGACGAGTATTGACTGCCACCGATCACGCTGGTGTGCAGATTTTCAGTAATACTTACGATGCTCAGGGGCGTGTCATTGCTCAGGACGATGCAGTAGCTGGAAATCAAGTTACTAAATTCAGCTATGATGAGTCCAGCCAGCCGGGCAAGGTAATTACCACCGTAACCGATCGCAACGGAAATACCCGGGTGCTTATCCACGACGGCAACTACAATCTGGTTAGCGAAACCGATGGACTTGGGAACACAACAACATATACATTTGATTCCAATGGCAACCGCACCAGCATGACTGATGCCAACGGAAATACTACCACATACACCTATGATACAAAGGGTAATCTTTTGACCGTCACCGACCCTGCAGGGAACGTGACCAAGATGACCTATGACGATAAAAATAACCTCCTCACGTTGGAGAATGCCGCCGGGAAGAGGGTCACCAACACCTACGATACCAATAACAATCTGCTTAGCACAACTGACGCATTGGGGAACACAACCACCTATACCTATGACAACAATGGGTTAGTGCTTTCCAAAACTACTCCAGGGTCAGGAACAATCACATATACCTATGAGAATGGATTATTGAAGATAGTCACCGAATCGATGGGGAACACAACAACGTACGGCTACGACGCAGCCGGGAGAGTAGTGAGCATAACCAACGGGGCCGGTAAGGTAACCACCATGACCTATGACAATGCAGATAACCTTACCAGTATAACAGACCCACTGGGTAATAAAGTTCAATACACCTACGACAGCCACCACAACAAACTGACCGAAACTGACGCCAAAGGCAATGTTACCAGATATACCTATAACGGCAACGGTAAGCTCATAAGCGTGATCGATGCGTTAAACAACGAAACCCGCTATGAGTACGACGGGGAAGACCGCCTGATTAGAACAATTGACGCTCGTGGAAATGCAACCACTATAACCTACGACGCCAAGGGCCGGGTCGTTGCTATTACTGACCCGTTGGGGAACACCATTCACTACCAGTATGATGCCGTTGATAATCTCATTAGCACTACAGGTGCTTTGGGTAACAGCGTCACCTACACCTACGACAAATTGTACAACTTACTAACCGTAACTGATGCTTTGGGGCGCGCAGTCACTAATCAATATGACAACTTAAGCCGCCTGATTAAGGTTACCGATCCCCTTAACCGCCAAACCCATTATAGCTATGACGATCTAAACCGGTTGGTTTCAGTAACCGACGCTATGGGAGGGCAAAGTAGGCAGACCTTTGACGCTGAGGGTAACCGGACATCCCTGACTGATCCGAATAACAACCAAACATTGTTTACCTTTGATAAAAATGGCCGGCTGGTAGAACAAACCTCGGCTGCGGGTAAAATCACATACACATATGACGCCCGGAACCTGTTGATCAAGAAAACCAATGGGCGCGGCCAGGCAACCACCTATCAATACGACGATGCTGGCCGCATACAAAGCTTTACCGACCCAACTGGTACAGTAACATATACCTATGATGCTAACGGCAACGTGATCACCGTAAGTGATGGCACTGGGACAATTACACGTGAGTACGACGCCCTGAACCGTGTGATAAAGTATACCGATACCAGGGGCAACATCATTGAGTATACCTACGATGCGGTGGGCAACTTAACTACACTCACCTATCCAGGCGGCAGGCAGGTTCAGTATCAGTATGATGCTACTAACCGGCTCATAAGTGTCACTGACTGGGCTGGGAGGGTAACAACTTATGAATACGACACCAACGGACGCCTCACCAAGACAACGCGTCCAAATGGTACTGTGCTTACCTTAAGTTACGACAAAGCAGGTCAACTAACCCAACAGAAGGATGTAGATAAGAACGGTAATGTAATTGTCCAGTATGACTTTACCTATGACGCTGTGGGGAATGTGAAGACCGAGGAGTCCTTAATTGCACCGCAACCCTTCACTATGCCAAACATAACCATGACCTACACCAGCGGCAATCGCCTGGCAACATATAATGGTCAGGCTGTCGAATACGACGCTGATGGGAACATGACAACGGGGCCATTAGGAGCCGGTATGGGGAACTTTACCTATGATGCCCGTAACCGGCTTATAAGCGCTGGAAACACAAGCTATATATATGATGCTGAAAATTATCGTGTTGGTCTCACAGAGAACGGCAATCAGACAAGCTATGTTGGAAGTCCTCACTCTACCTTAAGTCAGGTTCTGGTTAAGACGGATGCCCAAGGTAACCAGATATTTTACGTATACGGCCTAGGTCTTATTGGTCACGAAGAGCCAGATGGAGTGTACCGTACTTATCATTACGACCGGAGGGGCAGTACGGTTGCGATAACTGATGTAAATGGTAGTGTAACTGACCAATTCCATTATGCCCCATATGGTGAAATGGTTACTCGAACTGGTACAACATCTACCCCATTTATGTATAACGGGCGTGATGGTGTAATGACCGATAGTAACGGGCTGTATTATATGAGGGCAAGATATTATATTCCTAAAAGCGGACGATTCAGTAGCTTAGATATTTTGAAGGGCAACATTGATAATGTTCAAAGTCTAAATCGCTATTCTTACGTTAAGGGAAAGCCAGTAATGTATGTTGACCCATATGGTCTTTGTGAGGATAGTGATAATAATAGCATTAATGAAAACGATCAAATTAGTCAGTCCTATACTACAAAAACTCCTACTTTTTTTGATGACCCGATTGTTTCAAATTATGTTGGTATCGGTATTAGCACAGGATTATCTGCTGCATTTCAAAACACCCCCGCGAGCGAATTTTATGGGGTTGCTAGCGCCACACCAAATATTATCTGGTATGAAGTTGTGCCATTAATTATAAGTCAAGAAAAAACAAAGGCCGCACTTAAAGGAGACGATCAAAGGCTTGGCTATTTAGAAGAATATGAATCTATACTAAAGTACCCCCAGCTTCTCCAAACGAAATATCAAGGAAAAAGTATTACAGAGGTCGAAATAGAGCTTAGGATTAAATATGGTCAGCCTGTGAAACCAGTAGAAGCAAAACCATGGTATAAGTTCTGGTAGAAAGTAAAAGACGGAGGAAACACATGTTTCAAAGGAGGGAATATTATTAAAGTTTATACTTCTTTAAGGATATTATGTATAATACTAACCATAATATTAATCACTATACCAGCTAATGCTGCTACCTACACCTACGATGACCTTAACCGGTTAATATTGGTTGACTACGGTAATGGCCAACAAGTCAATTATACTTACGATGCTGGCGGTAACTTGCTAACCGCCCAATTGACCAGCGTGCAACAAGCTGTATATTACCATATATACGGCGATGTGCTGCTAAACGGAGCAGACAAGGCAGGTACAACAGTAAGAATAAATGGAGATAGCACAGACTTAACCGGTATTTACGGCCAGACATCAGATACCGTCTATGGCAAGGTTTATGTCGGGGACAAGGGTGTTGACCGTATAGGTTATTACTTTGACGTCCCTAATGGCACCTACACCATTAGCGCAGCCAGCGGCGGCCAGACGGCCTCGATAACAGTCACAACCAATTCTAACACCAGCCAGGACCTGGGATATGGCACCTACTACATGCAGCAGGTGGATGACATTACATTGTCAGCTCAAGGGCCAACCCTGTCACTGGATTCGAATGCCTATGCCCTGATGGTTGGCCAAACACACAACACCGTTGTAACGGTAGCTTACTCAGATGGACGTAGTTACGATGTAACCAACTATTGTACTTATGAATCTTCCGCTCCCTGGGTGGCAACGGTAAATGCGGACGGCTTAGTAACTGGAGTTAGTGTCGGGAACACAGTGATACGTGCAGTTTATGGTGGAATAGAGGCTACGGCTGCAGTAAGTGTATATCAAACTGGAGGCGGTGGTGACGGAGGCGGCTCAGTTAACCCATCTCAGCCTTCTGTAGTTGGCCAAGTATATGCAAATGGTAATCCGGTGGAAGATATCGAGGTTTTCTTCAACTTTGACCAAGGTCAAAAGCTAGCCCAACTGCAACTGAAAAAGAATGGCACTTACGAGCTTAACGGCACATATGACGCTAACACTGTGTTCACCATTAAACTTAACAACAACGGCTTCACTCCGTACATCGTGCTTGGCGCGGGAGATATCCAGAGCTGGAGTGACGAGTCGGGAGTAACCACGATATCAGTCAAGGGTGTTCGCTTTAAGCCAAACCAGGCCTTAGAGGTGCAATTAGGCGTCATCCTGGCCGTTCAATACGGTCCGCTACAGGAGGTATTCCCGTCGGAGTACCGGGGCATGTATATCTCCACCAACGGAAACCAGTTTGCCACACCTTACAAAGACCCGGTAACCCAGAAACTAGGGGTGATGATCGGCGGAGTCGACGGTGAAAGCGGATTCTTCAAAGCCTTCCTGCCTGATGCCCTGCTGCAGTCCTGGGGAGTAACCTCTCCTTCCCAATTGCAGGCCTTTGTTGGTGACGAGAATGGCAACAACAGGCAAAAGGTTAATGCACCAAACGTAGCCCAGTTAATTGGCGGGGCCACAATTGTGTTTGACCTTTCATTCTCGGTGCACCAGATATTTATCGACAGCCAGGACGACATCACAGCGCCGGTTTACCAGAGCATTTCAATCGACAGCACTAACAAAGAGGTAACAATTACTTTCAACGAAAACTTGATTAATAACAAGGCCAACGTTGACGAGCTCAAAACAGCTGTAACCTTGGCGACTGATGGTATTAACTTTACGGCTCTAGGTACAGGTGACACCGTAGTTATTGTCGGGAACACACTGGTGGTGACGTTCAATTCGGCCTTGACAGGTAATAACAATAAAATCAAGGTGGCTGCCAACACCTTAAAAGACGAAAACAATAACGTCCTAACCAGTGATGTAATAACAGAAAATATTTCGGCTCACCTAATTCCACCCACGTTTGTTAGTGCGGCCACCAACGCGGCTGGGACCGCAATAACGGTGACATTCAGCAAGGCAATGGCCAACCCGGCTGGCAAGCACGCGGAATTTACCGTGACTGTCAATGGGGTAGTGACCAATGTTATAGCAGCAACCCTAAATAACGATCCCCAAAAGATAGATCTTAAGCTGGCCAATCCGGTTGTGTATGGCGACACAGTAACGGTGGGTTACACCGCTGGAACGGTCATGGCGGAAGACGGTGGAGTCCTTGCCTCTTTTGCAGGCCAAACCGTAACGAATAACGCTCCGAAACCAATTGTTGCTCCAACGGTTGAGGTTGATAATAACAACAAGAATCTCGCAATAACCGATAGCACGCCTTCCGCAGTAACGCTAACGGTACCCGGTACAGTCACAGACGCTACGATAAATGTAGCCAAAGTTTTGAATGAGCCGGTTGGTAACACAGTAAATACCGATCCTCTACCTCAAATAAACATACAAGCAATTACACCGGTTAGTTCCAACCCGGTTCAGATAATTATCCCACAAGGAACGGTTGTCACTGCTGCGGCCGACAACTGGGACGGCACCATTAACGTGCCCACAGTCAAGCCCAACAACAGTGTAACGGTCACTCCTGATCCGGGTAAAACCGCCACGGTAAGCACGGTAATTGAAGTTGGTTTCGGCGATGTCCCCCTTACATTCTCCAGGGCCGTAAGGTTATTGATCCCAGGTCAGGCTGGTAAGGAAGCAGGATATTACAGGGGCTCAACCTTCACCAAAATAACAACCGTGTTAAGCGCTGATACCCAGGCAACAGGAGATACGTTGCCAGAAGGCGGAGATGGTAAGATTGACGCTGGCTCTGATCTGGTGATTTGGACCAAGCACTTTACCAAATTTGTCACTTACACTCAAACAGCCACCAGTGGCACCAACGGGGGTGGTGGCGGCGGTATCGTCCCCGTAAGCAACCAGGTGGAAAAACCAATTCAGGCCGGGACAACTACCATAGTTGAAATTCCTGGTAAAGTCAAGGTGGAAGTCCCTGCCGGAACAGTGACCGGTTCAAAAGCATCGGTAGTTGT
Proteins encoded in this region:
- a CDS encoding RHS repeat-associated core domain-containing protein, with the translated sequence MQSNTGQYLALQYNVNNLIDKVTDSLGREVSFTYDANHNLTGITDANGQTNTYTYNSDGRVLTATDHAGVQIFSNTYDAQGRVIAQDDAVAGNQVTKFSYDESSQPGKVITTVTDRNGNTRVLIHDGNYNLVSETDGLGNTTTYTFDSNGNRTSMTDANGNTTTYTYDTKGNLLTVTDPAGNVTKMTYDDKNNLLTLENAAGKRVTNTYDTNNNLLSTTDALGNTTTYTYDNNGLVLSKTTPGSGTITYTYENGLLKIVTESMGNTTTYGYDAAGRVVSITNGAGKVTTMTYDNADNLTSITDPLGNKVQYTYDSHHNKLTETDAKGNVTRYTYNGNGKLISVIDALNNETRYEYDGEDRLIRTIDARGNATTITYDAKGRVVAITDPLGNTIHYQYDAVDNLISTTGALGNSVTYTYDKLYNLLTVTDALGRAVTNQYDNLSRLIKVTDPLNRQTHYSYDDLNRLVSVTDAMGGQSRQTFDAEGNRTSLTDPNNNQTLFTFDKNGRLVEQTSAAGKITYTYDARNLLIKKTNGRGQATTYQYDDAGRIQSFTDPTGTVTYTYDANGNVITVSDGTGTITREYDALNRVIKYTDTRGNIIEYTYDAVGNLTTLTYPGGRQVQYQYDATNRLISVTDWAGRVTTYEYDTNGRLTKTTRPNGTVLTLSYDKAGQLTQQKDVDKNGNVIVQYDFTYDAVGNVKTEESLIAPQPFTMPNITMTYTSGNRLATYNGQAVEYDADGNMTTGPLGAGMGNFTYDARNRLISAGNTSYIYDAENYRVGLTENGNQTSYVGSPHSTLSQVLVKTDAQGNQIFYVYGLGLIGHEEPDGVYRTYHYDRRGSTVAITDVNGSVTDQFHYAPYGEMVTRTGTTSTPFMYNGRDGVMTDSNGLYYMRARYYIPKSGRFSSLDILKGNIDNVQSLNRYSYVKGKPVMYVDPYGLCEDSDNNSINENDQISQSYTTKTPTFFDDPIVSNYVGIGISTGLSAAFQNTPASEFYGVASATPNIIWYEVVPLIISQEKTKAALKGDDQRLGYLEEYESILKYPQLLQTKYQGKSITEVEIELRIKYGQPVKPVEAKPWYKFW
- a CDS encoding S-layer homology domain-containing protein, translating into MVDYGNGQQVNYTYDAGGNLLTAQLTSVQQAVYYHIYGDVLLNGADKAGTTVRINGDSTDLTGIYGQTSDTVYGKVYVGDKGVDRIGYYFDVPNGTYTISAASGGQTASITVTTNSNTSQDLGYGTYYMQQVDDITLSAQGPTLSLDSNAYALMVGQTHNTVVTVAYSDGRSYDVTNYCTYESSAPWVATVNADGLVTGVSVGNTVIRAVYGGIEATAAVSVYQTGGGGDGGGSVNPSQPSVVGQVYANGNPVEDIEVFFNFDQGQKLAQLQLKKNGTYELNGTYDANTVFTIKLNNNGFTPYIVLGAGDIQSWSDESGVTTISVKGVRFKPNQALEVQLGVILAVQYGPLQEVFPSEYRGMYISTNGNQFATPYKDPVTQKLGVMIGGVDGESGFFKAFLPDALLQSWGVTSPSQLQAFVGDENGNNRQKVNAPNVAQLIGGATIVFDLSFSVHQIFIDSQDDITAPVYQSISIDSTNKEVTITFNENLINNKANVDELKTAVTLATDGINFTALGTGDTVVIVGNTLVVTFNSALTGNNNKIKVAANTLKDENNNVLTSDVITENISAHLIPPTFVSAATNAAGTAITVTFSKAMANPAGKHAEFTVTVNGVVTNVIAATLNNDPQKIDLKLANPVVYGDTVTVGYTAGTVMAEDGGVLASFAGQTVTNNAPKPIVAPTVEVDNNNKNLAITDSTPSAVTLTVPGTVTDATINVAKVLNEPVGNTVNTDPLPQINIQAITPVSSNPVQIIIPQGTVVTAAADNWDGTINVPTVKPNNSVTVTPDPGKTATVSTVIEVGFGDVPLTFSRAVRLLIPGQAGKEAGYYRGSTFTKITTVLSADTQATGDTLPEGGDGKIDAGSDLVIWTKHFTKFVTYTQTATSGTNGGGGGGIVPVSNQVEKPIQAGTTTIVEIPGKVKVEVPAGTVTGSKASVVVETMSDTKAGGAGMPLLSQVVGVKLKNGTMAGRIKITLHFDKNKLGKGQEPVAFYDAGGRWSRLEGNVDHDRGTVTLSVDHLTLFAVFAVTKETPKPVVTFNDIQGHWAETTINKLAGMGVVSGYPDGTFKPENTITRAEVTAILVRALKFKPGTNGLSQFADEANIPIWARQFVAAAVSEGLLKGYPHPDGTATFEADRPVSRAELAVMTARIINNKFGKVNQSNIRFSDANNIPEWARGAVGTLVAKNIVSGYPDNTFRAENLVTRAEAALIIVRLLELK